A stretch of Halichondria panicea chromosome 1, odHalPani1.1, whole genome shotgun sequence DNA encodes these proteins:
- the LOC135348879 gene encoding complement receptor type 1-like, whose amino-acid sequence METVIFTCTAPGDSLRWVPSDVSAPITILSTADLNVPQETQPGYTLTLIAFSSTTLTSTLSRIAENGITVSCVGFDPTLNTIGSATIQLVDPPGPLSTIRHSTLSSSANAVNVSVQWNPPTETGGRDDLTYTVTISPPAQLSAIVLTSTSVTVTAQYNVDYTVSVVATNCAGNSTAAAYNFRIGGCPVLNGAFGPTTSRLPGSTVTIQCDAGYVSAVTMVTCEDTLMWSPDPDIECTLQTTPSPIPFPPMNCTAPLSLPRNGTISDHSIPAIPGTQVTFQCDNGLFPEAIMNVTCLATGEWDKIPGEIVCRNESISCVLPAPPLNGALLNTTSQNTNLMEGSVITFQCDPGFSLVGATTATCNNSGLWDPDLALLECSLTATTLSTVVTVAIGVTTTFIVSTLFLAGLLVMYLFMRKKAVYFTRKIVLSVVEPTKPVGPVYEEVSPKKDIELNTNQAYGPVGPPKEDIELHTNQAYGPLGL is encoded by the exons atggaaacagtcatTTTCACCTGCACTGCTCCTGGAGATTCCTTGAGATGGGTACCATCAGATGTTTCTGCTCCAATCACTATCCTCTCTACTGCTGATCTCAATGTGCCACAAGAAACGCAGCCAGGTTACACTTTGACACTGATTGCATTCAGTAGCACTACATTAACATCTACTCTGTCAAGAATAGCAGAGAATGGGATCACAGTGTCCTGTGTGGGGTTTGATCCTACTTTAAATACTATAGGATCTGCAACAATCCAATTAGTTG ATCCACCAGGACCCCTGTCCACCATCAGACACTCCACTCTGAGCAGCTCAGCCAATGCAGTCAATGTatctgtacagtggaaccctcctactgagactggtggtagagatgacctcacctacacagtgaccatcTCACCTCCGGCCCAGCTCTCCGCTAttgtcctcacatccacctctgtcactgtgactgctcaatacaatgtggactacactgtcagtgttgtggctaccaactgtgctgggaacagtacagCAGCTGCCTACAATTTTAGAATCG GTGGCTGTCCTGTGTTGAATGGAGCGTTTGGACCAACCACCAGCAGATTGCCAGGATCTACAgtaaccatccagtgtgaCGCTGGGTATGTGTCTGCTGTTACAATGGTGACATGTGAGGAtacactgatgtggagtccagacccCGATATTGAGTGTACATTGCAAACCACACCTTCTCCTATACCGT TCCCTCCGATGAACTGCACAGCTCCACTATCCCTACCAAGGAATGGCACCATCAGTGATCATTCCATACCAGCTATTCCCGGTACACAAGTGACCttccagtgtgacaatggactatTCCCTGAGGCCATAATGAATGTCACTTGTCTAGCTACAGGAGAGTGGGACAAGATCCCAGGGGAGATCGTCTGCAGAAATGAGTCTA TTTCGTGTGTCCTGCCTGCCCCTCCACTCAATGGAGCTTTACTCAACACCACATCTCAGAATACTAACCTAATGGAGGGCTCAGTTATTACCTTCCAATGTGATCCTGGGTTCTCACTGGTGGGTGCAACGACTGCCACTTGTAACAACTCTGGTCTCTGGGATCCTGACCTGGCTCTGTTGGAGTGTT CTCTGACTGCTACCACCCTATCAACTGTTGTAACTGTTGCCATCGGTGTTACTACTACTTTCATTGTGTCTACTCTATTTCTCGctggactcctagtgatgtACTTGTTTAtgcgtaagaaggcagtgtactTCACAAGAAAAATAGTATTATCTGTTGTAGAACCCACTAAACcagttggtcctgtttatgaggaggtgtcacccaaaaaggatattgaactgaacactaaccaggcgtacGGACCAGTAGGACCACCCAAAGAGGATATTGAACTACatactaaccaggcgtatggaccattagGACTGTGA
- the LOC135348384 gene encoding membrane cofactor protein-like isoform X1, whose product MQPSEMTLIEILKLIVLLLCFLAGFSTAQYSVSVERPCPMETVTFTCTAPGDTLRWELSDVSRITIRSTSGLNVPLMPQPGYTVTLIAFDDTTLTSTLSRTAENGITVSCVGTVSTLTTIGSSTIHLVDLPGPPSTIRHSISSSSANEVSVSVQWDPPTETGGRDDLTNTVTISPPAQLSATVLTSTSVTVTAQYNVDYTVSVVATNCAGNSTAAEYNFRIGNCPVLTNPMNGAFGPVSSRLPGSTVTFQCDAGYVSAVTMVTCEGTLMWSPDPEAIECISLTTPTPTTPPVSCTAPLSSPRNGTISNHSVPAIPGTQVTFQCDDALFPEGTMTATCLATGEWDKNPGEIVCRYECISCVLPAPPLNGTLLNTNSQNTNLVEGSVITFQCDPGFSPVGAVIVTCNNSGLWDPDLALLDCVSPTAATLSSGVTLAIGVTTTFVASTLLGFLAGLLVMYSFMRKKAVYFTRKTTLSAVEPTKPVGPVYEEVSPKEEIELNTNQAYGPLGL is encoded by the exons ATGCAACCTTCTGAGATGACACTAATAGAGATACTAAAGCTCATAGTTCTTCTGCTTTGCTttctggctggcttcagcactg cacaatattcagtgagtgtggagagaccatgtccaatggaaacagtcactttcacctgcacaGCTCCTGGAGATACCTTGAGATGGGAGCTATCAGATGTTTCTCGCATCACTATTCGCTCCACCTCTGGTCTCAATGTACCACTAATGCCTCAACCAGGTTACACTGTGACATTGATTGCATTTGATGACACTACATTAACATCTACTCTGTCAAgaacagcagagaatgggatcactgtgtcctgtgtggGTACTGTGTCTACCCTGACCACTATAGGATCTTCAACGATTCATTTGGTTG ATCTACCAGGACCACCGTCCACAATAAGGCATTCCATTTCAAGCAGCTCAGCCAATGAAGTCAGTGTATCTGTACAGTGGgaccctcctactgagactggtggtagagatgacctcaccaacacagtgaccatctcacctccggcccagctctctgctactgttctcacatccacctctgtcactgtgactgctcaatacaatgtggactacactgtcagtgttgtggctaccaactgtgctgggaacagtacgGCAGCTGAGTACAACTTTAGGATTG GCAACTGTCCTGTGTTGACCAACCCCATGAATGGAGCCTTTGGACCTGTCTCAAGCAGATTACCAGGATCCACAGTAACCTTCCAGTGTGACGCTGGATATGTATCTGCTGTTACGatggtgacatgtgagggtacactgatgtggagtccagaccctgaggctattgagtgTATTTCactaaccacacctactcccACAACTC CTCCAGTGAGCTGCACAGCTCCACTATCCTCACCACGGAATGGCACCATCAGTAATCATTCAGTACCAGCTATTCCTGGTACACAAGTGACCTTCCAGTGTGACGATGCACTGTTCCCTGAGGGGACAATGACTGCCACCTGTCTAGCTACAGGAGAGTGGGACAAAAACCCAGGAGAGATTGTCTGCAGATATGAGTGTA TTTCGTGTGTCCTGCCTGCCCCTCCACTCAATGGAACATTACTTAACACCAACTCTCAGAACACTAACCTAGTCGAGGGCTCAGTCATTACCTTCCAATGTGATCCTGGGTTCTCACCGGTGGGTGCAGTGATTGTCACTTGTAACAACTCTGGTCTCTGGGATCCTGACCTGGCTCTATTGGATTGTGTTT CTCCGACTGCTGCCACTCTATCAAGTGGTGTAACTCTTGCCATCGGTGTTACTACTACTTTCGTTGCCTCTACTCTCCTTGGATTTCTCGCTGGACTCCTGGTGATGTACTCGTTCAtgcgtaagaaggcagtgtactTCACAAGAAAAACAACATTATCTGCTGTAGAACCCACTAAACCAGTTGGTCCTGTTTacgaggaggtgtcacccaaagaggagattgaactgaacacaaaccaggcgtatggaccattagGACTGTGA
- the LOC135348384 gene encoding membrane cofactor protein-like isoform X2 yields the protein MRNKIKNRNFLAKPLCMCCLVLCISKYYSYNSRKCNYEVKTGCLVSNHIEMQPSEMTLIEILKLIVLLLCFLAGFSTAQYSVSVERPCPMETVTFTCTAPGDTLRWELSDVSRITIRSTSGLNVPLMPQPGYTVTLIAFDDTTLTSTLSRTAENGITVSCVGTVSTLTTIGSSTIHLVDLPGPPSTIRHSISSSSANEVSVSVQWDPPTETGGRDDLTNTVTISPPAQLSATVLTSTSVTVTAQYNVDYTVSVVATNCAGNSTAAEYNFRIGNCPVLTNPMNGAFGPVSSRLPGSTVTFQCDAGYVSAVTMVTCEGTLMWSPDPEAIECISLTTPTPTTPPVSCTAPLSSPRNGTISNHSVPAIPGTQVTFQCDDALFPEGTMTATCLATGEWDKNPGEIVCRYEFSCVLPAPPLNGTLLNTNSQNTNLVEGSVITFQCDPGFSPVGAVIVTCNNSGLWDPDLALLDCVSPTAATLSSGVTLAIGVTTTFVASTLLGFLAGLLVMYSFMRKKAVYFTRKTTLSAVEPTKPVGPVYEEVSPKEEIELNTNQAYGPLGL from the exons ATGAGAAACAAAATCAAAAATAGGAATTTTTTAGCAAAGCCACTATGCATGTGTTGTCTGGTTTTGTGTATCAGCAAATATTATTCATACAACAGCAGGAAGTGTAATTATGAGGTAAAAACAGGTTGTCTAGTCAGCAATCACATTGAAATGCAACCTTCTGAGATGACACTAATAGAGATACTAAAGCTCATAGTTCTTCTGCTTTGCTttctggctggcttcagcactg cacaatattcagtgagtgtggagagaccatgtccaatggaaacagtcactttcacctgcacaGCTCCTGGAGATACCTTGAGATGGGAGCTATCAGATGTTTCTCGCATCACTATTCGCTCCACCTCTGGTCTCAATGTACCACTAATGCCTCAACCAGGTTACACTGTGACATTGATTGCATTTGATGACACTACATTAACATCTACTCTGTCAAgaacagcagagaatgggatcactgtgtcctgtgtggGTACTGTGTCTACCCTGACCACTATAGGATCTTCAACGATTCATTTGGTTG ATCTACCAGGACCACCGTCCACAATAAGGCATTCCATTTCAAGCAGCTCAGCCAATGAAGTCAGTGTATCTGTACAGTGGgaccctcctactgagactggtggtagagatgacctcaccaacacagtgaccatctcacctccggcccagctctctgctactgttctcacatccacctctgtcactgtgactgctcaatacaatgtggactacactgtcagtgttgtggctaccaactgtgctgggaacagtacgGCAGCTGAGTACAACTTTAGGATTG GCAACTGTCCTGTGTTGACCAACCCCATGAATGGAGCCTTTGGACCTGTCTCAAGCAGATTACCAGGATCCACAGTAACCTTCCAGTGTGACGCTGGATATGTATCTGCTGTTACGatggtgacatgtgagggtacactgatgtggagtccagaccctgaggctattgagtgTATTTCactaaccacacctactcccACAACTC CTCCAGTGAGCTGCACAGCTCCACTATCCTCACCACGGAATGGCACCATCAGTAATCATTCAGTACCAGCTATTCCTGGTACACAAGTGACCTTCCAGTGTGACGATGCACTGTTCCCTGAGGGGACAATGACTGCCACCTGTCTAGCTACAGGAGAGTGGGACAAAAACCCAGGAGAGATTGTCTGCAGATATGAGT TTTCGTGTGTCCTGCCTGCCCCTCCACTCAATGGAACATTACTTAACACCAACTCTCAGAACACTAACCTAGTCGAGGGCTCAGTCATTACCTTCCAATGTGATCCTGGGTTCTCACCGGTGGGTGCAGTGATTGTCACTTGTAACAACTCTGGTCTCTGGGATCCTGACCTGGCTCTATTGGATTGTGTTT CTCCGACTGCTGCCACTCTATCAAGTGGTGTAACTCTTGCCATCGGTGTTACTACTACTTTCGTTGCCTCTACTCTCCTTGGATTTCTCGCTGGACTCCTGGTGATGTACTCGTTCAtgcgtaagaaggcagtgtactTCACAAGAAAAACAACATTATCTGCTGTAGAACCCACTAAACCAGTTGGTCCTGTTTacgaggaggtgtcacccaaagaggagattgaactgaacacaaaccaggcgtatggaccattagGACTGTGA
- the LOC135342885 gene encoding uncharacterized protein LOC135342885 — protein MADLPTLRRRRGVTKSSITKLGNKTNDLEAAEHDHIVVSHAAQLLKRLETYDADYRSHHMAIIDALESDEATVPEQEELDRHNEDVTDLTIRLQVLSAAPISTVTDGRTFALRQLAQLQAKLTAIGDHISTLAADPNDVPLVHLYQEQLMEFKRELFDIRNNVISITVDDSDPLNDTIKRQEKLIFDMSVTVKRLLYSPSTEALVPTTPETPTRGVNLPKIEIATFNGDLLSWQTFWEQFDVSIHSRRDVSNAEKLAYLCHSLKDGSAKAVIEGLSQSDDQYLEAIALLKARYDRPRLIHQTHVQKICEAPSLKDGSGKELRRLHDTVQQHLRALKAMDQDPSGAFITSMMELKLDQTTMFEWQKTSQATKSVPHYQAILEFLNLRAQAAETCSTQERKHVRNDSRKPPRLIPSHIGHVSEVNATVCVVCKTEKHPLYTCPKFKNLPHDKMLLTIRSNNLCLNCFRTGHMARNCTSIHRCKRCQKTHHTLLHTDAKPPDAKPPDSQLTTKDPPTIEQSLTASVVSTNVGQVGSGSHTLLMTCQVLIHAPNGSQIRALGLLDTGSSTSFVSQRLVQSLNLQRSSKNLEITGIAGISHNSPLHSVSTFYISPTDSPNEKMPVTAIVVPRVTCDLPVQPTPFDSKWEHLSDLNLSDPDFGQPGRIDILLGVDIYTEVLLQGRRKGPTGSISPVAFETAFGWVLAGKTGKLSTTPDKITNYHVSVTSGDDILRKFWEIEESTKTGSNFSPQERTVVHHFERNHSRRETGRFIVPLPKDPHAKSIGESRAQAVRRFLSLERTLRSKEQFSQFAAVMEEYMDLNHAEIVPVADLQKQNEDVFYLPMHAVHKEHSTTTKIRAVFDASAKSTIGVSLNDTLLVGPTVHPPLIDVLLQFRLHKIAITADVSKMYRAVELTQPDRDLHRFVWCSKPDNTLVDYRMTRITFGVSASAFAANMSVKQNAIDHATEFPQAANGEFLLRKWNSNNTTVLQNISPELRDSQPLQLLPTNDEYTKTLGIEWSAKKDHFRLTVAKPPPLETLTKRALVSDIAKTFDVLGWFSPATIKVKILLQKVWEERIDWDNPVPMHIKDIWSKWRTELPELSHKLIPRCHFDTDTEIVSTQLHGFSDAVSSSHRYFWSPSNLSGNVQDKGSADQASLNSKARTLQRLDGSPKRFKNYVGNRISAILDLMPPDKCKHVNGLQNPADCASRGLYPSELLDHPLWWSGPDWLKQDQTNWPTQVELTPNNHDDERTEISLVVIQTFPQPVIPVNRFSKLNQLKRVTCWIIRFIKNSRFKDHSKRILTPLTMSELQEAEN, from the exons ATGGCTGACTTACCAACCCTTCGACGAAGAAGAGGAGTAACAAAATCGTCCATAACTAAGCTTGGAAACAAGACCAATGATTTGGAGGCAGCAGAACACGATCATATTGTTGTGAGCCATGCTGCACAACTTTTGAAAAGGCTAGAGACCTACGATGCTGACTACAGAAGTCATCACATGGCCATTATCGATGCCTTGGAAAGTGACGAAGCTACAGTACCTGAACAAGAAGAACTGGACCGTCACAATGAAGATGTAACTGACTTGACTATTAGGCTACAAGTGCTGTCAGCGGCACCAATCTCGACTGTCACTGATGGACGTACTTTCGCTCTACGCCAGTTGGCACAACTGCAGGCAAAACTCACTGCCATAGGAGACCATATCTCTACACTCGCTGCCGACCCAAATGACGTACCGTTGGTGCACCTCTACCAAGAACAACTCATGGAATTCAAGCGAGAACTATTTGACATTCGCAACAACGTGATATCGATCACCGTGGACGACTCTGACCCCCTAAATGATACTATCAAGAGGCAGGAGAAATTGATATTCGACATGTCTGTCACCGTGAAGAGGCTTCTCTACAGCCCTAGTACAGAAGCTCTCGTCCCTACCACACCAGAAACTCCGACTCGTGGAGTCAATCTTCCCAAAATTGAAATAGCTACATTCAATGGTGACCTGCTCAGTTGGCAAACATTCTGGGAACAGTTTGATGTGTCCATACACAGCCGCAGGGACGTTAGCAATGCTGAGAAACTGGCCTATCTTTGCCATTCCCTGAAGGATGGATCTGCAAAAGCAGTCATAGAAGGATTGTCGCAATCGGATGATCAGTACTTGGAAGCAATTGCATTGCTCAAGGCGAGATACGACCGACCAAGGCTAATTCATCAAACCCACGTCCAGAAGATATGTGAAGCCCCAAGTCTTAAAGATGGTTCTGGCAAAGAATTGAGACGTCTTCACGATACCGTTCAACAACACCTGCGTGCCCTCAAGGCGATGGACCAAGATCCCTCTGGAGCCTTCATCACATCCATGATGGAACTAAAGCTCGATCAAACTACCATGTTTGAATGGCAAAAGACTAGCCAAGCCACAAAAAGCGTACCTCATTACCAGGCTATATTGGAATTTCTCAACCTCCGTGCCCAAGCTGCAGAGACCTGCTCTACCCAAGAAAGAAAACATGTTCGAAATGACTCAAGAAAACCACCCAGATTGATTCCATCTCATATCGGACATGTGTCTGAGGTGAATGCTACTGTTTGCGTCGTGTGCAAGACTGAGAAACATCCTCTATACACTTGCCCCAAGTTCAAGAACCTACCCCATGACAAAATGCTGCTAACTATCCGTTCCAACAACTTATGCCTGAACTGCTTTAGAACAGGACACATGGCGAGAAACTGCACAAGTATTCATCGGTGTAAAAGGTGTCAAAAAACTCATCATACTTTGTTGCACACTGATGCTAAACCTCCTGATGCTAAACCTCCTGACTCACAGTTAACCACCAAGGACCCTCCAACGATCGAGCAATCTCTCACAGCCAGCGTTGTATCTACTAATGTTGGACAGGTTGGATCGGGCTCACATACGCTTTTAATGACCTGCCAAGTGTTAATCCATGCTCCCAATGGTTCTCAGATCAGAGCACTTGGTCTACTGGACACTGGTTCGTCAACCTCGTTTGTGTCGCAACGATTGGTGCAATCTCTCAACTTACAAAGATCATCGAAGAATCTTGAGATCACTGGAATAGCGGGAATATCTCACAACTCCCCACTGCACTCAGTCTCCACTTTCTATATCTCACCGACCGATTCACCAAATGAAAAGATGCCAGTCACTGCGATAGTGGTCCCAAGGGTCACCTGTGACTTACCAGTGCAACCCACTCCATTTGATTCGAAATGGGAGCACCTATCCGATTTGAACCTCTCTGACCCAGACTTTGGCCAACCTGGAAGAATTGACATACTTCTTGGAGTTGATATTTACACTGAGGTGTTACTGCAGGGCCGGCGGAAGGGACCAACTGGATCAATATCCCCTGTGGCATTTGAAACGGCATTCGGCTGGGTACTTGCTGGAAAGACAGGAAAACTCTCCACCACTCCTGACAAGATCACTAATTACCATGTATCTGTTACCTCTGGCGATGACATCCTGAGAAAGTTCTGGGAAATAGAAGAAAGCACCAAAACTGGATCAAACTTCTCCCCACAAGAACGCACTGTTGTTCACCATTTTGAAAGAAACCACTCTCGTAGAGAAACTGGTCGATTTATTGTCCCACTTCCCAAGGATCCACATGCCAAATCGATTGGAGAATCCAGAGCACAAGCCGTCCGCAGATTTCTATCCCTAGAAAGGACCTTACGCTCCAAGGAACAATTCTCACAATTTGCTGCTGTCATGGAAGAATATATGGACCTGAATCATGCTGAAATTGTTCCAGTTGCTGATTTACAGAAACAAAATGAAGATGTGTTTTATTTGCCAATGCATGCTGTTCACAAGGAGCACAGTACGACTACGAAGATCAGGGCTGTATTTGACGCGTCAGCCAAGTCTACCATCGGCGTCTCACTGAACGACACACTGTTGGTCGGACCCACCGTACACCCTCCACTGATAGATGTTCTATTACAATTTCGACTACACAAGATTGCGATCACAGCTGACGTGAGCAAGATGTACAGGGCTGTTGAACTGACTCAACCCGATCGGGATCTCCACAGATTTGTGTGGTGCAGCAAGCCCGACAACACTCTAGTCGATTACAGAATGACTAGAATTACATTTGGTGTCTCTGCTTCTGCTTTTGCAGCAAACATGTCAGTCAAACAAAATGCTATTGATCATGCTACTGAGTTTCCACAAGCTGCAAAC GGAGAATTCTTACTCAGGAAATGGAATTCTAACAACACCACTGTGTTACAAAACATATCTCCCGAGCTCAGAGACAGTCAACCACTACAACTGCTACCCACCAATGATGAATACACCAAGACTCTAGGGATTGAGTGGAGCGCAAAGAAGGATCATTTTCGACTCACTGTTGCCAAACCACCTCCACTTGAAACACTGACCAAACGAGCCCTAGTATCAGACATCGCCAAGACATTTGATGTGCTTGGGTGGTTCTCACCTGCCACCATCAAGGTGAAGATTCTGCTGCAGAAGGTATGGGAGGAGAGAATAGATTGGGACAATCCAGTTCCAATGCATATCAAAGATATCTGGTCGAAATGGCGGACCGAATTGCCCGAACTATCTCACAAGCTCATTCCCCGTTGCCACTTCGACACAGACACAGAAATTGTATCCACCCAGCTCCATGGTTTTTCAGATGCTGTATCTTCGTCTCACAGATACTTCTGGTCTCCATCAAATCTCTCTGGTAATGTCCAAGACAAAGGTAGCGCCGATCAAGCGTCTCTCAATTCCAAGGCTCGAACTTT ACAGCGGCTGGACGGCAGTCCTAAGCGTTTTAAGAATTATGTGGGCAACAGGATCTCAGCCATCCTTGATTTGATGCCACCAGACAAATGTAAACACGTTAATGGACTCCAGAATCCTGCTGACTGTGCATCCAGGGGCCTCTACCCCTCTGAATTGCTAGATCACCCTCTCTGGTGGAGCGGTCCTGACTGGCTCAAGCAAGACCAAACCAATTGGCCAACACAAGTCGAACTTACTCCCAACAACCATGATGATGAACGAACAGAGATTTCATTAGTGGTCATACAAACATTCCCCCAACCTGTGATTCCAGTCAATCGGTTTTCAAAACTCAACCAACTCAAGCGTGTCACCTGTTGGATCATTCGCTTTATCAAAAATAGCAGATTCAAGGATCATTCCAAGAGAATTCTTACACCTCTGACCATGTCAGAGCTCCAAGAAGCAGAAAACTAG
- the LOC135349248 gene encoding uncharacterized protein LOC135349248 → MLGQLPIERVTPGSVFEKVGIDYAGPVSIKYGHVRKPTIVKAYICVFVSFSVKAVHLELVTDLTSDAFIACLRRFIARRDLPNLIWSDNGTNFVGACRQLRELSEYLKTKAVQDSVSKFLTSQNVESKFIPQHAPHFGGLWEAAVKSTKTHLRKILGEVKLTYEEMSTVLSQIEACLNSRPLVPLNNEDDGIEALTPGHFLIGRPLKALPDASLIMTQKMSQLKRWHLCQSLLCHFWQRWSREYLVHMGRFHKWKHPTRNLHIGDMVVIKEDSPLLNEWPLARVIEVHPGHDGLVRVATIKTSNGVYKRPINKLALLLSSEEQQH, encoded by the coding sequence ATGCTTGGCCAGTTGCCAATTGAAAGAGTCACTCCTGGTTCAGTTTTTGAGAAGGTGGGTATTGACTATGCTGGCCCAGTATCTATAAAGTATGGCCACGTGAGGAAACCAACCATAGTCAAAGCATACATTTGTGTATTTGTGTCTTTTTCAGTGAAAGCAGTACATTTGGAACTAGTAACCGACCTAACTTCAGATGCCTTCATTGCCTGTCTTAGAAGGTTCATAGCCAGACGTGATTTGCCCAATTTGATATGGAGCGACAATGGAACCAATTTTGTCGGAGCCTGCCGACAACTGCGAGAACTCAGTGAGTACCTCAAGACAAAGGCAGTACAAGATTCCGTCTCTAAGTTTCTCACATCACAGAACGTTGAATCGAAATTCATACCGCAACACGCACCTCATTTTGGAGGATTGTGGGAGGCTGCTGTGAAGAGCACTAAAACACACTTGCGTAAGATCCTCGGTGAAGTCAAGCTCACTTATGAAGAAATGTCCACCGTTCTATCTCAGATTGAAGCCTGTCTCAATAGTAGACCTCTTGTGCCACTGAATAATGAAGATGATGGTATTGAGGCACTTACACCTGGACACTTTCTCATTGGCCGACCACTCAAAGCTCTCCCGGACGCATCACTAATTATGACTCAAAAGATGTCCCAACTGAAACGATGGCACCTATGCCAATCATTGTTATGCCATTTCTGGCAGAGATGGTCCAGGGAATATCTAGTTCACATGGGAAGATTCCACAAGTGGAAACACCCCACCAGAAATCTCCACATTGGCGATATGGTCGTTATCAAAGAAGATTCCCCTCTACTCAACGAATGGCCACTGGCTAGAGTGATTGAAGTTCACCCCGGACACGATGGTTTAGTTCGTGTGGCAACCATCAAGACTTCAAATGGTGTATACAAACGCCCGATTAACAAGCTCGCACTCCTACTATCAAGTGAAGAACAACAACATTGA